A single Primulina eburnea isolate SZY01 chromosome 11, ASM2296580v1, whole genome shotgun sequence DNA region contains:
- the LOC140804447 gene encoding uncharacterized protein — MAFPLHVLRHFGFSERVVAMVSACISHFHFSVNINGSLSGFFGSTTAYGREINCPLFILGAEYLSRGLHRLYLQYPIIRYRSGCDILISHLTYANDIIIFANCGSRGIQRLIDFCITMRIVLGCHERHRSRLLRITGFADGHLPPKYLGVPLFWGNMVCSLFDPLLQSVKRRRQVVQPPLAVIEKLERAFNAFFWGSRPLEKKWHWARWSRSCLLMVEWGLGFKILKDLVDSFSIKLWFRLRQGSSL; from the exons ATGGCCTTTCCTCTTCATGTTTTGCGCCATTTTGGTTTCTCGGAGAGGGTTGTGGCGATGGTCTCGGCCTGCATCTCTCATTTTCATTTCTCCGTGAATATCAATGGGTCTCTTTCGGGGTTCTTTGGTTCTACTACGGCCTACGGCAGGGAGATCAATTGTCCCCTTTTCATTTTGGGGGCGGAGTACCTTTCGCGTGGCCTTCACCGCCTATACCTGCAGTATCCTATCATCAGGTACCGTTCTGGCTGTGATATTTTGATTTCCCACCTGACATATGCTAATGATATCATTATTTTTGCCAATTGTGGGTCTCGTGGGATACAGAGACTCATCGATTTCTGCATCACTATGAGAATTGTTCTGG GGTGCCATGAGCGCCACCGCTCTCGGCTTTTGCGTATCACTGGGTTTGCGGATGGTCACTTGCCGCCCAAGTACCTCGGAGTTCCCTTGTTTTGGGGTAACATGGTGTGTTCTCTTTTTGATCCCCTTTTACAGTCGGTTAAAAGACGGCGTCAGG tggTTCAGCCACCATTGGCAGTTATTGAGAAGCTTGAGCGTGCCTTTAATGCCTTTTTCTGGGGGTCTCGGCCCTTGGAGAAGAAATGGCATTGGGCTCGATGGTCTCGGTCCTGCCTCCTTATGGTTGAGTGGGGTCTTGGCTTCAAAATATTGAAAGATCTTGTGGATAGCTTCTCCATCAAACTGTGGTTTCGGTTAAGACAGGGTTCTTCCCTCTGA